A single Candidatus Omnitrophota bacterium DNA region contains:
- the waaF gene encoding lipopolysaccharide heptosyltransferase II, protein MDMKRILIIEPNWLGDILFTTPSLRALKKTYPSAFIVVMAHPRCAQMLEDNPCIDKLILFDERPIFAGFFRKILFIRELRKMEFDTVISFHRSMSKLLIACLSGIPRRLGYYTRKRSWLLTDPVAEDKKPLHRVEYFLKILKKAGISGDNKDYEFHIPDNIIRDTAAVMFDAGLDRNENYFVVNPGGNWDQKRWPPDKYSALCRKLHETYKLKILITGAQKDVPLARLITGSAGKSAIDICGKTTLKQLACIMRYSRLVIAGDTGPMHIAISQKAPVIALFGPTCPDITGPYGAGRYRVLRKWHDCALPCYKLCPAAMCMDAISVDDVFEAAEDLLLSDGKLA, encoded by the coding sequence ATGGATATGAAGAGAATACTTATTATAGAGCCTAACTGGCTTGGCGATATATTGTTTACAACCCCGTCGCTGCGCGCATTAAAAAAAACATACCCGTCAGCCTTTATAGTAGTCATGGCGCATCCCAGATGCGCCCAGATGCTTGAAGATAATCCCTGTATAGACAAATTGATACTGTTTGATGAAAGGCCGATTTTCGCGGGTTTTTTCAGAAAGATATTGTTTATACGTGAATTAAGGAAGATGGAATTTGACACGGTCATATCTTTTCACCGGTCAATGAGTAAACTTCTTATTGCCTGTCTGTCGGGCATACCGCGCCGATTAGGTTATTATACCAGGAAGCGTTCATGGTTGTTAACCGATCCTGTGGCGGAAGACAAGAAGCCTTTGCACAGGGTTGAATATTTTTTGAAAATATTAAAAAAGGCGGGCATTAGCGGTGATAATAAAGATTACGAATTTCATATACCGGATAATATTATCAGGGACACGGCTGCTGTTATGTTTGATGCCGGCCTTGACCGTAATGAAAATTATTTTGTGGTCAATCCGGGCGGAAATTGGGACCAGAAGCGGTGGCCGCCGGATAAGTATTCCGCATTGTGCCGAAAGTTGCATGAAACATATAAGCTTAAGATACTTATTACGGGAGCGCAAAAAGATGTGCCTCTGGCCCGCCTGATAACAGGCTCTGCCGGGAAATCCGCCATTGATATTTGCGGCAAGACAACACTCAAACAGCTTGCATGTATCATGCGTTACTCAAGGCTGGTTATCGCAGGCGACACAGGCCCCATGCACATAGCAATAAGCCAAAAGGCCCCTGTCATTGCCTTATTTGGTCCGACATGTCCTGATATCACAGGGCCTTACGGCGCAGGAAGGTATAGGGTTTTGCGAAAATGGCATGATTGCGCCCTGCCTTGTTATAAATTGTGCCCCGCGGCCATGTGCATGGATGCTATATCTGTTGACGATGTATTTGAGGCGGCAGAGGACTTGCTTCTTTCAGACGGCAAACTCGCCTAA
- a CDS encoding glycosyltransferase family 4 protein — protein MKILIVTTHLDLGGIGVYTLSLSSALKEAGIEVVVASSGGSLAHELERAGIEHITIPVNTSSDIGFHTLISVARLSSLVKERGIDIVHAQTRVSQVIAYFLCRKTGAGFVSTCHGFFKMKWFRHILPCWGERTIAVSEAVRQHLVCDLKVPKERISTIHNGIDPRRFNPDVSAADKGLIRKQYCLGPGPVVGIVSRLSKVKGHKYLIGAFAKLLQMIPDAQLLIIGDGARGYKNSLVSLASDLGVSSKTFFYPSCKDTTIPLSVIDIFCHPSLQEGLGLSILEAMAMRLPVIASNVGGIYTLIKHRINGLLVPAMNECALAEGIAQIISDPDMARRMGIASRQAVLRDFTLDIMRDKVIEVYEQLIRR, from the coding sequence ATGAAAATATTGATAGTGACAACGCATCTTGACTTAGGCGGCATAGGAGTATACACATTGTCTCTTTCATCCGCCTTAAAAGAGGCGGGCATTGAGGTTGTGGTTGCCTCAAGCGGGGGAAGCCTCGCCCATGAGCTTGAAAGGGCCGGCATAGAACACATTACTATACCGGTTAATACGAGTTCTGACATAGGATTCCACACGCTTATCAGTGTTGCCAGGCTTTCATCATTAGTAAAAGAGCGCGGCATTGATATTGTCCATGCCCAGACCAGGGTAAGCCAGGTTATAGCTTATTTCTTGTGCCGCAAAACAGGGGCCGGTTTTGTTTCAACATGCCACGGTTTTTTCAAGATGAAATGGTTTAGGCATATTCTGCCCTGCTGGGGCGAACGCACAATAGCCGTAAGTGAAGCAGTAAGACAGCATTTGGTCTGCGACCTCAAAGTTCCTAAAGAGCGTATCAGCACTATCCATAACGGCATTGACCCGAGAAGATTCAATCCTGATGTGTCTGCTGCTGACAAAGGGCTTATTAGGAAGCAATACTGCCTGGGCCCCGGGCCTGTTGTAGGAATTGTTTCCCGGCTGTCAAAGGTAAAAGGCCATAAGTATTTGATAGGCGCTTTCGCGAAACTTTTGCAGATGATACCAGATGCCCAATTACTGATAATAGGGGATGGCGCCCGCGGGTATAAAAACAGCTTGGTATCTTTGGCTTCCGATCTGGGCGTATCGTCAAAAACGTTTTTTTATCCCTCATGTAAAGATACGACTATACCTCTTTCTGTTATAGATATATTTTGCCACCCGTCTCTGCAGGAGGGATTAGGGCTTTCAATATTGGAGGCAATGGCAATGCGCCTGCCTGTTATAGCTTCAAATGTGGGAGGCATATATACGCTTATAAAACATAGAATAAACGGCCTGTTGGTGCCTGCCATGAATGAGTGCGCGCTCGCGGAAGGCATCGCGCAGATTATATCAGACCCTGACATGGCCCGCAGGATGGGTATTGCTTCAAGGCAGGCAGTGCTTAGGGATTTTACCCTTGACATTATGAGGGATAAGGTCATAGAAGTCTATGAACAACTTATAAGGCGCTGA
- a CDS encoding glycosyltransferase family 9 protein, with translation MLQRQKLKREKILLIRTDRIGDLILTTPAIKAVRCAYPGAHIAMIVRPYTQDIVRENPFLDEIIVYDKLSKHRSWLAGFRFAMELKRKGFGMALIFNPTNRMHITAFLAGIPRRIGYDNKLRFLLTNAVKNTKHLGLKHERDYAIDMLKAVGIYSDEKELCFNVNGFSGERAREALLAEGINDKDRFVVIHPGASCPSKIWPAERFAGLADALVRSYGVKVVIVSGAAAADSACALSVQRFMQYTPVLFAGSLDIGCLAALIKKSVLFISNDSGPVHIAVAVGTPVVDIFGRSQSGLGPLRWGPLGPRDIVMHKDAGCGQACLAHDCKRNFACLLSVSVDDVFKAIASAGLL, from the coding sequence ATGCTGCAAAGACAAAAACTAAAACGCGAAAAGATACTGCTTATCCGGACGGACAGGATAGGCGACCTCATACTTACTACGCCGGCCATCAAGGCTGTGCGCTGTGCCTATCCCGGCGCGCATATTGCCATGATAGTCCGGCCGTATACTCAAGACATCGTCAGAGAAAATCCTTTCCTTGATGAGATTATTGTTTATGATAAACTCTCAAAGCACAGGTCATGGCTGGCCGGTTTTAGGTTTGCCATGGAGCTTAAGCGGAAGGGTTTTGGCATGGCTCTGATTTTTAACCCAACGAACAGGATGCATATAACGGCGTTTTTGGCAGGCATACCCCGCAGGATAGGTTACGATAATAAACTTAGGTTTTTGCTTACGAATGCCGTAAAAAACACCAAGCACCTTGGTTTAAAACATGAGAGGGATTATGCTATTGACATGCTTAAGGCCGTGGGTATATATTCGGATGAAAAAGAGCTTTGTTTTAATGTAAACGGTTTTTCCGGCGAACGAGCGCGGGAGGCATTATTAGCGGAGGGAATAAATGACAAAGACAGGTTTGTCGTTATCCATCCCGGAGCGAGCTGTCCGTCCAAGATATGGCCGGCAGAGAGATTTGCCGGACTTGCGGATGCCCTTGTCCGTAGTTATGGCGTGAAGGTGGTTATTGTAAGCGGCGCGGCCGCTGCGGATTCGGCATGTGCCCTGTCTGTTCAAAGGTTTATGCAATATACGCCGGTATTATTTGCAGGCAGTCTGGACATAGGATGCCTGGCGGCCTTGATAAAAAAGTCGGTTTTATTCATATCTAATGACAGCGGCCCTGTCCATATAGCGGTTGCTGTAGGCACTCCGGTTGTTGATATATTCGGCCGTTCGCAGTCCGGACTCGGCCCGTTAAGGTGGGGGCCTTTAGGGCCCAGAGACATAGTTATGCATAAAGACGCAGGCTGCGGACAGGCATGCCTTGCGCACGACTGCAAAAGGAATTTCGCGTGTTTATTGTCCGTCAGTGTAGATGATGTTTTTAAGGCCATCGCCTCCGCGGGGCTTTTATAA